A single Lynx canadensis isolate LIC74 chromosome D2, mLynCan4.pri.v2, whole genome shotgun sequence DNA region contains:
- the MARCHF5 gene encoding E3 ubiquitin-protein ligase MARCHF5 isoform X2, which yields MVGSIYWTAVTYGAVTVMQVVGHKEGLDVMERADPLFLLIGLPTIPVMLILGKMIRWEDYVLRLWRKYSNKLQILNSIFPGIGCPVPRIPAEANPLADHVSATRILCGALVFPTIATIVGKLMFSSVNSNLQRTILGGIAFVAIKGAFKVYFKQQQYLRQAHRKILNYPEQEEA from the exons ATGGTTGGCTCTATCTATTGGACAGCTGTGACTTATGGAGCAGTGACAGTGATGCAG GTTGTAGGCCATAAAGAAGGTCTGGATGTTATGGAAAGAGCTGatcctttattccttttaattggACTTCCTACTATTCCTGTCATGCTGATATTAGGCAAGATGATTCGCTGGGAAGACTACGTGCTTAGACTATGGCGCAAATACTCAAATAAACTACAAATTTTGAACAGTATATTTCCAG gGATTGGTTGTCCTGTTCCTCGAATTCCAGCTGAGGCTAATCCTTTAGCAGATCACGTCTCTGCTACCCGAATTTTGTGTGGAGCCCTTGTCTTTCCTACTATTGCAACAATAGTTGGTAAACTGATGTTCAGTAGTGTTAACTCTAATTTACAAAGGACAATCTTG ggtgGAATTGCTTTTGTTGCCATAAAAGGAGCATTCAAGGTTTACTTCAAACAACAGCAATATTTACGTCAGGCACACCGCAAAATTCTAAATTATCCAGAGCAAGAAGAAGCATAA
- the MARCHF5 gene encoding E3 ubiquitin-protein ligase MARCHF5 isoform X1, which translates to MYKQRGPVVYVLDLADRLISKACPFAAAGIMVGSIYWTAVTYGAVTVMQVVGHKEGLDVMERADPLFLLIGLPTIPVMLILGKMIRWEDYVLRLWRKYSNKLQILNSIFPGIGCPVPRIPAEANPLADHVSATRILCGALVFPTIATIVGKLMFSSVNSNLQRTILGGIAFVAIKGAFKVYFKQQQYLRQAHRKILNYPEQEEA; encoded by the exons ATGTACAAGCAAAGGG GTCCAGTTGTTTACGTCTTGGATCTTGCAGATAGACTGATCTCAAAAGCTTGTCCATTTGCTGCAGCGGGAATAATGGTTGGCTCTATCTATTGGACAGCTGTGACTTATGGAGCAGTGACAGTGATGCAG GTTGTAGGCCATAAAGAAGGTCTGGATGTTATGGAAAGAGCTGatcctttattccttttaattggACTTCCTACTATTCCTGTCATGCTGATATTAGGCAAGATGATTCGCTGGGAAGACTACGTGCTTAGACTATGGCGCAAATACTCAAATAAACTACAAATTTTGAACAGTATATTTCCAG gGATTGGTTGTCCTGTTCCTCGAATTCCAGCTGAGGCTAATCCTTTAGCAGATCACGTCTCTGCTACCCGAATTTTGTGTGGAGCCCTTGTCTTTCCTACTATTGCAACAATAGTTGGTAAACTGATGTTCAGTAGTGTTAACTCTAATTTACAAAGGACAATCTTG ggtgGAATTGCTTTTGTTGCCATAAAAGGAGCATTCAAGGTTTACTTCAAACAACAGCAATATTTACGTCAGGCACACCGCAAAATTCTAAATTATCCAGAGCAAGAAGAAGCATAA